The window CACCAGTGAGAAACACCCCGTACGGCCCCCCGAGACGGGCTGGGCGCAGGCTCGCCGCCGGCAGGAGGAGGGCGTGCGCACCTGCCTCCCCGCGCTTGAGGACCGCCGCGGCGGCCCTCAGCAGGACCGCACGGGCAACGAGTCGAACATCGTGCGGGGCGAGGACTGAACCGCTGGTCCGGGCAGGCGGCGGCCCGGCCGCGGGGCGCGGGGAGGCAGGCGGCCGGACCGGCGGCGGGGGCGGATGCCGGGCTGTGGGGGCGGGGGGAGGCAGGCGTGCGGCGCGCGGCGCGCCCGCCGGGTCAGGCGTGCGTCTTGGCCAGCAGTTCGAGGATCTCGGCGGTGGTGCCGGTCTCGCCCAGGCGCGGGAAGATCCGCTCCACGCTGCCCCGGTGGGCCTCGGCGTCCATGTCGCTCATGGCGTCGGTGGCCAGGGTGACGTGGTAGCCGTGCTCGTGGGCGGCGCGGGCGGTGGATTCCACGCCGATGCTGGTGGCGATGCCGGTCAGCACGATCTGCGTCACCCCGCGGCGGCGCAGCTGCACATCGAGGTCGGTGCCGTGGAAGGCGCCCCAGTTGTGCTTGGTGACGGTGATGTCGCCGGCGTGCCCCGCCAACTCGGGAACGATCACGTCCCAGCCCTTGGGGCGGGCGCCGCCGCCGGAACGCGTCGCCTCGGTGCGGCCGGGCGGCACGTCGGCGAAGTCGGGGGCGAAGGAGACCCGGACCAGGACGACGGGCAGGTTCCTGGCGCGGAACGTGTCGGCCAGTTCGGCCGAACGGGAGACCACCTCGGGGCCGGAGTACGGCTGCGTGGGAGCGGCGGCGATGCCGGCCTGCAGGTCGATCACGACGAGTGCGGTGCGCGGGTCGAGCTCGGTGAGTGCCATGGTGGGGTCAGGCCTTTCGCGACGAGTTTCGACTGGTGCTGATGGGTGCTGCTTGTCAGTGCTGGGTCAGCCGTTCGAGCAGGGCGAACGCCTCGAGGAGCGTTTCCCGCTCGGCCTCGGTGTAGCGGTCCTGCAGGGCCCGGGTCAGCCACTCCCCGCGGCTCTGCCGGTCGCCCGCGATGCGCTCGCGGCCGGCCTCGGTCAGGGTGACGAGCTGACGCCGCCCGTCCTCGGGATCGGGGCTGCGCCGGATGAGCCCGTGCCGCTCCAAGGCGGCGAGCGTGGCGGCCATGGATTGCGGCCGGACCCCCTCGGTGGCGGCCAGGGCGCTGGCCGTGGCGGCGCCGTGCTTGCCGACCAGGGTGAGGGCCGACACCTGGGGCGGGGTCAGGTCCTCGTCCCGCGCGACCTCACGGATCCGGCGCCGCAGCCGGCTTAACACCACCCGCAGGTCGCGGGCGGCTTGCGCGGAGGAGGCGGAGGTGCCCTGCGGTACCTTGCCGGCCTTGTGATCCATGACAGCACCGTAGATCCGTCCGGGCGGAACTGTCCAGTCTGGACTGAACAGTCTCGGCTGAAGAATATGCGCGCAGTCGCCGTCGCGGCCCCCGCAGTACGCTGACCTCGTGCGTCTGCTGCTGATGTCCGACACCCATCTGCCCAAGCGCGCCAAGGAACTGCCCCCGCGGTTGCTCGCCGAACTCCCGAACGCCGACATCGTCGTCCATGCCGGGGACTGGGTGGACGCCGCAACGCTCGACCTGCTGGGGAGCCGCAGCCGCCGTCTGATCGGCGTCTTCGGCAACAACGACGGCCCCGAACTGCGCGCCCGCCTGCCCGAGGTGGCCCGCGCCGACCTGGGCGGGCTGTGCCTCGGCGTCGTCCACGAGACCGGACCGGCCCAGGGCCGTGAGGGCCGCTGCGCCAGCCGCTTCCCCGACCTCGACGTCCTGGTCTTCGGGCACAGCCACATCCCCTGGGACACCACGGCGCCCTCCGGTCTGCGCCTGCTCAACCCGGGCTCGCCGACCGACCGCCGCCGCCGGCCCCACTGCACCTACATGACCGCGACCGTGACACGCGGCCGTCTGACCGACGTGGAACTGCACCGGCTGCCGCGCCGCACCCCGTGACGCACCCGGCTGCCGGGTGGTGTCGCGCGAGGACGTGACCACACAGCAGGGCAGCCCCTGAGTCAGGGGCTGCCCCGGGGTCACTCTTCCCTTTCTCGTATCCGACTTCTCGGCGAGATCCGGGCCGCTCGATGCGTGGCGGCGGCCCGGTCGCTGCGAGTGTGCGCTTTCACGGACCTCCTTCCCACTGGGATGTCTGCGGCACATGTGCTGCGGAGGCCATGCATGCCTCATCCGTTGAAGGCGCACGTACCCCTCCCGCAGAGCCTCACACCATCGAATCCGCAAAACCCGGATGAAAGCCGGAACAGCAGGTCACACGGGCAACGAGCGACTGATCGAGTCTCATGGGCACCCTTCGCACCACGGACGGGACCTGAGCGGCCGTGGCCGGTCAGGGGCGCCGGAGCCGGCGTACGGCGACGATCAGCAGCGCCACCGCCAGGGCCGCGCCGGCCGCCGCGGCGGCGCGCTTGGCGACCGGCACACCGGCGGTGCGCAGCAGATCGAGCGGCTCGGTCTCCGGCTCCGCGGGCTCTCCAGGTACCTTCGCCGTGCTCCCGGCGGCGCCCTCGGCCGCCGCGGGCGGCGTCTCGGACGGTGTCTCGGCGAGGCGCCGCGAAAGACAGTCGGCGAACTGGCCCACCAGCCGGTCGCCCACCTCCGCCAGCACCCCGCGCCCGAACTGCGCGGGGCGGCCGGTCACCGTCAGATCGGTCCGCACCGACACCGCCGTGCCGCCGGCACGCTCCTGAAGCGTGCCCGTGACGGTGGCCCGCGCCGTGCCCTGCCCGCGCGTCTCCCGGCCACTGGCGGCCAGGACCATGCGGTGCGCCGCCTCGTCCTGCTCCTCGAAGACCGCCGTCCCCTTGTAGTCGACCGTGATCGGCCCCAGCTTGACCTTGACCGAACCGGTCACGGTCCTGCCGTCGTACTCCTGCACGGTGGCCCCCGGCAGGCACGGTGCCACGCGCTCGATGTCCAGGAGCGCCCGCCAGGCGTCGTCGACCGGCACGGGCACGGTGAACTCGTGGTGCAGTTCCATGACTTCTCCTCGCAGTCAGGCGGAGCCGGTCGCGTGGATGGCTCCGGCGGTCACGGCCAGGGGCGCACCGGTGCCGCCCCAGCGCAGCGCGACGATCTCGGCCGCGACGGACACGGCCACCTCCTCCGGGGTACGGGCGCCGAGGTCGAGCCCCACGGGGGAGCGCAGCCGGGCGAGCTCGTCCTCCGTCAGACCGGCCTCGACCAGCCGCTCCAGCCGGTCGTGATGGGTACGGCGGCTGCCCATCGCGCCGATGTACGCGGCGGGGCGGCGCAGCGCCTCCTCCAGCAGCGGCACGTCGAACTTCGGGTCGTGCGTCAG of the Streptomyces sp. NBC_01788 genome contains:
- a CDS encoding hydrolase yields the protein MALTELDPRTALVVIDLQAGIAAAPTQPYSGPEVVSRSAELADTFRARNLPVVLVRVSFAPDFADVPPGRTEATRSGGGARPKGWDVIVPELAGHAGDITVTKHNWGAFHGTDLDVQLRRRGVTQIVLTGIATSIGVESTARAAHEHGYHVTLATDAMSDMDAEAHRGSVERIFPRLGETGTTAEILELLAKTHA
- a CDS encoding MarR family winged helix-turn-helix transcriptional regulator, with protein sequence MDHKAGKVPQGTSASSAQAARDLRVVLSRLRRRIREVARDEDLTPPQVSALTLVGKHGAATASALAATEGVRPQSMAATLAALERHGLIRRSPDPEDGRRQLVTLTEAGRERIAGDRQSRGEWLTRALQDRYTEAERETLLEAFALLERLTQH
- a CDS encoding metallophosphoesterase family protein, whose product is MRLLLMSDTHLPKRAKELPPRLLAELPNADIVVHAGDWVDAATLDLLGSRSRRLIGVFGNNDGPELRARLPEVARADLGGLCLGVVHETGPAQGREGRCASRFPDLDVLVFGHSHIPWDTTAPSGLRLLNPGSPTDRRRRPHCTYMTATVTRGRLTDVELHRLPRRTP
- a CDS encoding SRPBCC family protein — encoded protein: MELHHEFTVPVPVDDAWRALLDIERVAPCLPGATVQEYDGRTVTGSVKVKLGPITVDYKGTAVFEEQDEAAHRMVLAASGRETRGQGTARATVTGTLQERAGGTAVSVRTDLTVTGRPAQFGRGVLAEVGDRLVGQFADCLSRRLAETPSETPPAAAEGAAGSTAKVPGEPAEPETEPLDLLRTAGVPVAKRAAAAAGAALAVALLIVAVRRLRRP